The Impatiens glandulifera chromosome 3, dImpGla2.1, whole genome shotgun sequence genome contains a region encoding:
- the LOC124930108 gene encoding uncharacterized mitochondrial protein AtMg00820-like: protein MITRAKTCRLHNTNIATIFTSPPTYFSTANKDTQWHSTMENEFIAIIQNKMWSLIPRSSHNIVSYKWVFKIKQRVDGSIERHKARLVTKGFHQQEDIDYLETFSLVVKHTTIRTILPLVATRQWLIHELDVNNVFLHGNLHK, encoded by the coding sequence ATGATCACACGTGCCAAAACTTGTAGACTTCACAACACCAACATTGCCACCATCTTCACCTCTCCACCCACATATTTCTCCACTGCTAATAAAGATACTCAATGGCATTCCACCATGGAAAATGAGTTTATTGctataattcaaaataagatGTGGTCTCTTATTCCTCGATCCTCGCATAATATCGTGAGTTACaaatgggttttcaaaattaaacaaagaGTTGATGGTTCCATTGAACGTCACAAGGCTCGTTTAGTTACAAAGGGATTTCATCAACAAGAAGACATTGACTATCTTGAAACATTCAGCCTAGTTGTGAAACATACTACCATCCGAACCATCCTCCCACTTGTCGCCACTCGTCAATGGCTTATTCATGAACTAGATGTTAACAATGTCTTTCTACATGGAAATCTACACAAATAA